The Halichondria panicea chromosome 17, odHalPani1.1, whole genome shotgun sequence DNA segment ACCAATTCGGCCTAAGACAATCTAGTCTGTGATCCATAAAGTTGGAAAGTAAGTAGAAtattacacgtacacagtgCTTAATACATCTCTGTATACCTTAATTTGTAATAAGAAGCCATAATTTCGCTagatatataaattatgtatgtgtACCGTCTTTCGTCTAATTATACAGCACCACCCTATAATAAAAGCGTTTGTTTTACTTCAATTGAGTGCCAAGTTTTATTGCTGATGCGTAGGTAAATTAAAAAAGAAAAGATAACGCAGCCTTAAATCGAGTATATCGAGGCTAGCCGGCTATAGTAAACTATATGATAGCCTAGCGGCTTGTGGAAACAGCAACAGTACTCTACGTTCTATTGATAAGCGCCAccctaatataattataagcacaaaACTATAAAACTTCTATATTTGTGTGCCATTGGAaaatcattattaattttgtggcgCTAAAAAATAAAGAAGGACGGTATCTGTGCttgtagcgggtaatttccggGGGTCAGAAAACTTTAAAGCAATATTTAGTAATATTATGGTGGCTGCGTATACTGCAGGGTAAGGTGGTCaaaatttgtgggtaaaatattcgtgctGAGGGATTCAATCTCAAGTTTTgtccccccgaaaattacccccTACAGTGTACTCTCCGAATAGTGGTACCAAAGCCTTCATTCGAATATCCTTTGTTCTTTAAAGAGGTATTTTATATGTACCGTAAAGTAACAGTATCTCTCATATAAAAGTTCTCGTTCCGCATGTAGGGTATCCCTCATAAAAGCGTACCGTTCAAAGGCGATAAACGGCCACATAGAAACCGTTCAGAAGCGTTGGGCCAGCTAAAACGGCACTGAAATTACCCGTTTTCATTCCGTAACAACGATAGCACGTATATGCACCAGTAGCATGACGATTATTACGCTCGGTATACggttgctagctagctggctacaGTGTTCAAGAAATCAAACTGGTGAACTGTTATACTAATAAAAATCCACAGACAGCTACAGAGCCTCTAAGAATTAAGTGAGGTCAAGCGAGCTAGTTAGTAACTAGCTCGCTTAACCTCACTTATTCTTTACTGACATTCAACCTAAAAATTTTATACTATGTTTAATGTACATGACATTATAcgattgtgtataattatgcctcgaggtgtagccgcacaagggatacggtaaagctgactgtgtgtgtgtgtctgtgtctgtgtctgtctgttccagctgtaactgctcaacagttgcaatgcAACGAAACAGCTTCTAtaaggcttctagccatgttcttttggattttgattcatggattaagcttctttctcgagttatggccagtttgactcacattaatagctgttgcagtctcttcagaatctttcatagcatcatctgttcgcacaaactttctattgagttagtcttgcactaaagcactagctttttgttagctacaagagtcagaaataatctgttaaaacagctagctatagtagccatttctgaacttgatctctttggacacacaccctttaattattcctgtggatgtaatgcgcatgcgcgctcatcccccACATGTTAGAGAATCATTTGCATAATCAacttacttctttttcttgggCACAGCTTGTTTATAATGGAAGTGTGCAACGAATATATTCCCaacttggggtctgtatcatagcaactgggtagggtttaactaccataaactcccgcattcctcataaactcccttgccttgaggacgcagatgggtggggctcactgcttggacattgacaagttaGTGCGTAGCTTAGTACTGGCTACAAGCTATACGCACAAGCTTTTTGTTCGTtttcaatagtttttgagactgttagctagttgtatccaaggtgatcaaggtagcttaggtagcaagtacttttcattgaagtgggtataattataacacttattgtccactacattcgaatttatggcaaacgtaaaccatccttggcctcggggCTTCGCCttcgtcctcggaggtttactgttATAAATTCTGATGTAATGGACAATAAGTACGTATAACGTGTACTGTTGATTTGCTACTGCCAACTTTCATAGTGAATGCAAGAAGTTGTAcagtctctccatagcttTTATGTGTTCCTggattaccgtatatgctcgattagaggccgctctcaaatagtagcctcagtgaactttgactcgagcatttctgcacgtggcagccaaaaaaattattaatactagcagctagctactaggtacaggcaagggcgtatacagagaagagggcatgcaactcaccctattctcagaatcatccgacttcgtattgagctatttttagaactgcccacaaaaactcCCACATGTAACGTTTGACcacacaaggtaaatcaaggTCTTTTGTATatctgcagctagctagctcaattGCAGCATAGTAGAACTAGTtactcagcagcagtatggctcgcACTAGCAGTGTAAAAGGCAATAtccaaaccatccaacagttgcaacgccaagaagatgaaacctaagtacaataaacctgtcttcctgagtctctggtacttcttaacaatacTCCCAGCACTAATAACTTCCCGCTCGAAGGGattgtcttggacctggctgaattaggactggtcatgacacctCTCTAAATAATACTGTActgtttagctagctagctagctagcaaaggcagctctgatgtacacgcccataattataactccgtaaataacgccgcccacttgttcacgtccgtatacaggattctatttttagtatATCCGGcctctgatacgaagtcggatgagtacgtgcggtacatagtgagttgcatgccctcttttCTGTATACGCCCTCGGTACAGGTacgtagcagcttgttagtgcttcacaaactttctcatggcagagttcaagttttaTGGAAAAGGTttgaattagctggagctaataaacgccgctcttgaacagtggcctctctcgaattgtagcctcctcttccagcaaaatgtagccgcggctcctgatcaagcatatatatatatggtacACCAGTCACCAGGACATTTTAGCTagctttgtataattatacagaataaataaaaCGTATTACTAACTCAACAAAATTATATTCCgtagaacaataattatacgtaattaAGATGTGTTTATGAATAATACGCTACCAGTTTTGCGTTTTTCTGGCTCCGTTCAAACGTAACGCAGCGGAAATTTTTATAGGGCTACTGTAGGGCACTCGAAGTAGAAATTTAGTTTCAGCTCCTCCTTCCTTGTATATATTGATTCGGGCAGGGGAGGGGTAGAGGACATTTTGACGTCATGTTTCATCATGAAATTGGCTTTAGAACAAGCTCACATTACAACTTGAGCATGAGATCTTGCAAGCACGTACATGGCATTTTATGTTATATGCATGTGCAGAAGGCAATACCCTTAAATCAGGGAggttgacaataattatgctagcgGGAAGCAGAGCTGAAACTATGTTTATTCCATGTAAATACCGGACATATTCACAATCTAGCCCAGATAGAATATTCTGTCAGTAGTTTACTCTATACAACATTGTACTTCAACTTACAAATAGCACCACAATTTGAATGGCTACACCATTTAATTTTTCCATGACTCTACAGGTAGGCTGATGGACAACCCCCCTCTCGTTCCCCCTCTGCATGGGACACGCTACTTGTACGAAGACAGCTTCAAGTACTACTTCCCGTATGGCAATGTTCCTGCAGTAAACTTTCTCGAATGCGTGCCCTGGGAAATCAAAAGCCCTGATATTTTGGTGCTTGCCTGTGGAGACTTGCGTTCTGTTTTCTACACTATTTGGAAGAACTTCAACGGAGGTTTTGAACAGACATTTGAAAGCACGAATTTTACGATTCACGACGTGTCGGCCGCTGTTTCAGCGAGGAATATCCTCTTCCTGTATCTCTGCATCAAGATTCCTAAAGACAGTGCTAGTCGTAAAAAATGGCTATGTGCATTTTGGAGCATCTGGTTCTGCCACGAGCTACTACCTGACCACGAGCAAACCTTGCATGAGGCTTTGAAGACCCTTCTAGAATATTCCAAGAACTGGTCTAGCCCCGACAACCCTCTGTCTTCGTTTGTACAATTCTACAACCCTAAAACCCTCACTGACATCAAAGAATTTTGGTCCATGTGGTGCCACGAGAAGGTCATGGCATCAGTTAGAGCGATGAGGGCTGCCAGACAGGTTGAAATGAGCAAGCTACAAGGAAAAACAGAGGGTGAAGCATCTCTTGGATTGTTTGATCTCACTGGCATGTTGGGCTCAAATCTTAACAAACCGCAAACTATACGACTGAGAAACGAGTACAAAGCCTATCTCGACTCTGGAAATGCGTATGCTGAAGAACTAACTGAAGAGCCACAAAAGAAGAGAAAAGTGAATCCCACATTTATCGAGAAGCGTGGAGAATATGGCATGTATTACATTCAATGCCCCTACCGTTGTTTTCATCAAGTGTACATCACTAATATCAAGAAAATGCTTAGAGCAGGCATGCATGTTACCGATTCCGACAGGAAATACATCGAAGTCAGTGTAGAAGCCTATGAGGAACAACCTCTTCTTGCCAACAGCTTTCAACAATTCGCATTGTGGGTGTGTAGTACAGCTGATACGTTTCGATGTCGacaaaagaaagtttcgttcAACTTTGTTTGCTGCATAGATCCCATTTCTTTCTGCTACCTCAATAGTAACAAGTTCAACATGGTGTTTGCCTTCACCATCATTGACCTGTGTGCTCCTCCAGCACTAGTCTTAGCTGGCGTCAGACTTCTCCAAAATGGTGGTCGTTTTGTGTGTGGGTCCGTTCTTCATCTAGACCTTGCTAAAACTATCCAAGAGTTTATTATGGAGTCCTTCGGGTTCTCCTCCAAGTTTCTACCTGTGATTTGTGGCATCAGGTGTGTGAACCACGAGGGGGAAGGTTATTCCAGTATTGTTTCAAGCGAACACCTTTGCCTCGAAACAGCAGACACAGACGCAAGACAATCCTCGATGCGTGAGAAGCTAATTTACTGGGAAAAAGTGGACATGTCACCCCCGCTTGTGATCAACTCTATGTTCGATTGTCCGAAGTTATGTGCTGCACTCGTAAACTGCTTTTACGTCTGCTGTACTCCACTCTTAACACATCATCCTGTCGGAAAAACGGTGTTAAACAATCTCTGTACTGATACAGCCATTCAGATCCTCCACTCATTTGCTGTTAGACTCGAGCCAAGCGTCATTAGCTCACATGAGTTTTGGGAGCCATTTGTTGAAGAAGTGAAAAAGAACAAACAAATGCAAGCCTTCTATGCAACGATTCAAATCCAAGCCCTTGTCACTGGGATTCATCTACACTTCACTCTGGACAAGTCTAACTGCCCCACTTGTTTGGACAAGCCCATCTCCAGCTACGCTGGGCTGCTTCGTATGGAAGTGCCCAtagagaagatatctgatcgCCATCCCCTTTATTCAATTTTCGTCACCCAGGAGAAACTCAAATCACCTGAGGGACTGTGTGCCAATGCAAACATGTCTTTTTTGGTGGCCTTTACCGAGTCTTTGTACCGACTTTCCGCTCATCACTTGGACTGCACATCAGGAACTATTCTTGGAAATATTTTGCAACTCAGTTGTCTAGTTCCTCTCGAATTTGTTGAAAAGGACTACTCGTTTTCGCTCAACGAATTCACCAGGCATAAAGACACAAAAGGTCAGGTTTATACTTGGCCGAACCTGATGATTGTACATGGTAAACTCAGAGATTACCTTGTCAGAGATCAAGTCATTCCAAAAGGAAAACTTTCTTCACAATATGTTGCCCCCGAGCCCTACTCTCTCGGTACTGTAATCAAAAATGTTGGAAACGGAGATCTTTTTGAAACAACTCTCAGTCTAGCTGAGGGCAAACCAGAATTACTGACAACAAAACTGGATATCCAGAAAGTCTCTAACACTCAAGTGAAAACTGTGTGTGGAGACAGCAGTTCAGTGATCAAATACCCTTATCCTGTGTATTTCAATAAGATGAATTTACAACGTTCCAAGAAATCGAAAACTCTCGTAATTAAAGCTCAACGTAGGTGCTACAATTACGATGACGAAGGACAGATTTTTCACGTTAACCCTGAAGACCATTTCTCTCTCCCTCCAGTGATTGTTGATCCTGTCACCCTGGAACTCTTCATGAGAATGCAGTATGCTTCCAAAGAGATCATGTTCAAGACAAATGCACAACATGGTAAGGGTGTGTGTCGACTAACGCTAAGTGTTGAACAGATGGTCAGGCAAATGCTTACGACAAACGATACCATCTACGTTATGCTCTCCTTAGAGAGTGAGCAACTTTGGGGTATTGTGGAGGTTCTCAACAGGGTTGTTGACGTCAACAGAAAAGTACCCGCTGTTCATGTGAGCTACCTTTTCCTTGACGAATTTCCTGGACAAGTTTCGGATGTTGTACAAAAAGCAGTGTATGTGGGGGCGTATCAACAAGGAATTAAAGCTGTCAAACTGCAGTTTCTACAAGAGCATTTCCAGTATGTAAAAGAAGTATTTCTCAGCTTCTCAAAAAACACTCTTCAGTCCTCACTTTCGAAGTCTTCAGTTGTGCCCACTCTTGAGCTTAAGCAGTCTGTCAGTCAAGCGGTTGTGTATCCTCTATATGAAGACCCAGGCCGAGCGGTAAAAGATCTCCAATGCCCCATGTGTCGAGGAGCTTTGAAGGTGGAAACTATGCAGAGATGTGCCTGTGAGGAGGTGGGATACTGTAGCGTTGTGTGTAAGGAGCGCCATTTCCAAGAGCATATTCAAGAATGCAAGTTGTTAAAATATGCAACGGGTAAATCTAAGGCTACTAAATCTGAGGCTACTAAATCTGAGGCTACTAGTCAAAAACAGATTGTTGAAGATAAAGAACGTTGTGCATATTGTTGGAAGAGTACTCCCTCTCTCAAATCGTGTGCTAAGTGCCGCAAGATTATGTACTGTGGTCGAGAGTGTCAAAAAAGTCACTGGAAAACACACAAAAACGATTGTATCGTTACCAGCGACGCAGATAAGAAAAGCAAACCAAAATGCAATAGCTGTGAGAAAGAGATAACTGATGAACTAACTAAGTGTATAGGATGTGAGAGTATGTCCTATTGCAGTATAAAATGCCAGACATACCACTGGAGACAACACAAGCTCAAGTGTAAGGGCTCTTCTGGAGTCAAGGAGACTGGTAAACCCAGCGAAGGCAAAGGCTCTTCTAAGCCCGGTGGAATCAAGGGCACTAGTAATCTCAGCGAAGGCAAAGGCTCTTCTAAGCCCGGTGGAATCAAGGGCACTGGTAATCTCAGCGAAGGCACAGACTCTTCTAAACCCAGCAAAATCAAGGGCACTGGTACACCTAGCGAAGGCACATGCTCTTCTAAACCCAGTGAAGTCAGTGGTGCCACTAAACCTAGCAGTACCGCTAAAACCAGCGAAATCAAGGACTCTTCTAAACCAAGTGAAGTCAAGGGCATTGCTAAACCAGAGTGCTCTTCTAACGTGAGCAAAGCTACTGCCAGCCCAGGTACCAACTCAAAGCAACAAAAAAAAGGAAAgatgaaaattaaatctggACAGCAAACCTCAAGCACCAAGAAATATCTCGATTCAAAGCAAAAGCAGAATGAAGACCCTACTTCTCAACCTGAATCTTTGTCTTCGAGCCCAGACACACTCGATACTACTGCCAGTG contains these protein-coding regions:
- the LOC135351251 gene encoding uncharacterized protein LOC135351251, giving the protein MDNPPLVPPLHGTRYLYEDSFKYYFPYGNVPAVNFLECVPWEIKSPDILVLACGDLRSVFYTIWKNFNGGFEQTFESTNFTIHDVSAAVSARNILFLYLCIKIPKDSASRKKWLCAFWSIWFCHELLPDHEQTLHEALKTLLEYSKNWSSPDNPLSSFVQFYNPKTLTDIKEFWSMWCHEKVMASVRAMRAARQVEMSKLQGKTEGEASLGLFDLTGMLGSNLNKPQTIRLRNEYKAYLDSGNAYAEELTEEPQKKRKVNPTFIEKRGEYGMYYIQCPYRCFHQVYITNIKKMLRAGMHVTDSDRKYIEVSVEAYEEQPLLANSFQQFALWVCSTADTFRCRQKKVSFNFVCCIDPISFCYLNSNKFNMVFAFTIIDLCAPPALVLAGVRLLQNGGRFVCGSVLHLDLAKTIQEFIMESFGFSSKFLPVICGIRCVNHEGEGYSSIVSSEHLCLETADTDARQSSMREKLIYWEKVDMSPPLVINSMFDCPKLCAALVNCFYVCCTPLLTHHPVGKTVLNNLCTDTAIQILHSFAVRLEPSVISSHEFWEPFVEEVKKNKQMQAFYATIQIQALVTGIHLHFTLDKSNCPTCLDKPISSYAGLLRMEVPIEKISDRHPLYSIFVTQEKLKSPEGLCANANMSFLVAFTESLYRLSAHHLDCTSGTILGNILQLSCLVPLEFVEKDYSFSLNEFTRHKDTKGQVYTWPNLMIVHGKLRDYLVRDQVIPKGKLSSQYVAPEPYSLGTVIKNVGNGDLFETTLSLAEGKPELLTTKLDIQKVSNTQVKTVCGDSSSVIKYPYPVYFNKMNLQRSKKSKTLVIKAQRRCYNYDDEGQIFHVNPEDHFSLPPVIVDPVTLELFMRMQYASKEIMFKTNAQHGKGVCRLTLSVEQMVRQMLTTNDTIYVMLSLESEQLWGIVEVLNRVVDVNRKVPAVHVSYLFLDEFPGQVSDVVQKAVYVGAYQQGIKAVKLQFLQEHFQYVKEVFLSFSKNTLQSSLSKSSVVPTLELKQSVSQAVVYPLYEDPGRAVKDLQCPMCRGALKVETMQRCACEEVGYCSVVCKERHFQEHIQECKLLKYATGKSKATKSEATKSEATSQKQIVEDKERCAYCWKSTPSLKSCAKCRKIMYCGRECQKSHWKTHKNDCIVTSDADKKSKPKCNSCEKEITDELTKCIGCESMSYCSIKCQTYHWRQHKLKCKGSSGVKETGKPSEGKGSSKPGGIKGTSNLSEGKGSSKPGGIKGTGNLSEGTDSSKPSKIKGTGTPSEGTCSSKPSEVSGATKPSSTAKTSEIKDSSKPSEVKGIAKPECSSNVSKATASPGTNSKQQKKGKMKIKSGQQTSSTKKYLDSKQKQNEDPTSQPESLSSSPDTLDTTASERTTEKEKAKAKTGVSMRCAYCEKKPTKPQRCARCQKVFYCGHECQRSHWKEHKPICKSIN